In Aspergillus chevalieri M1 DNA, chromosome 7, nearly complete sequence, the sequence ACCATAAACTTTGACAGGCCTGTCAGGGAACGGCATCCGCTGTCATATATTTGGATGTCATTGGTGAGAATTCCCGGTTCCACACGGAAGTAGTACTCTTTTGGGAGGGCACTATAAATGTCAAGTTTTGAGGACGGGAGAGCACGTTCTTTTGTTCCTGCATATCTTGCATTATTATGAGGCACTTCTACCGTTTTCGGAGGATCGGAGTTCATGTTGTCGTGTCGGGGTGCACGAGGTGTAGGGGGTTGATGCGCACGGGCTGTAATCATTCCCCTTGCACCGATCAAATCGAGACCAACCCAGCAAACCATGGTAGTGCTGAAGGTAGTCTACTCAGGGCACCCGGAATATCGGGTGCGAGTTTGTGTCTCAAACCCCTGCATGATCGCCTCATGGAGTCGTGTGATAAACGGTCTGTATATGAAATGGAATCGCACGGTTCTTttatttcttcctttccttctatCCTTTCTCTCTCAATCAAGTCTTCTTATCTATAATGGTCCTATCACTAAGACAAGTCACTTTGAACGTGAGAAGGAATATCGCCAGGTCAACATCGACCGCAACCATGGAAATCGTGTCTCTAAACGGCATTAGACACCGAACTAAACTCTACTCTGCCGAGATAGAGCGATAAGAAGCTCGCCGACGAATATCATTTCCCAATATATGTACACAGACATGATACTTAGGGAGCTAATACTAGAGGATGTATATATGGCCATTAATGGTGAGGTCATCGATTTATTTGAAGTCTCCCTGCACTGTGACGTGCTAGATTTTACATCGGCGACAATTCGGCGACAATTTTGAACTATTGAAGATTACCGTCGTTTCCGTCCCGGACTCATTGACGCTATTTGCACGCGTGCCCTTCTACGCCATGAAATATATCCCTGGCTCTGGAATTCTGTTCAACTTATCGATGTCTTTCTATCACAAGATATAGGGACATTGCATAGATAATATCACACTGACTGTACAATTGGCATTTACCAGACCGTGGCCGTTTTCGGCAACTCCCCCGTTCGGGTTTAGCAGAGTGATGGTCCTACAGTTTCAGAGATGATATGTCCATATCCAGACCCTCCATCCGTTTTCTGCGATGCATTGAACCAGCAAGACTCCATTGCACAGAGGCAGGACAGTAATCCTAGATCAATTAGTCCCCCTCACACCAAGGGTCATCAGCAGTTGCCTCGCTCCTATCTCAGTACTGAAGCCGACATTTCTACCTCTGAGAGCCCTCTTGATACCTCGCACGGTGACAAAAAGTCTAAATCTCACAAGCGATAGCCGCACCAATTGCATGAACAATCATCCAAATGAGTTCAAGGTCTCTCTACATCTATTGCAGGGGAAGATTCATTTTCAGTGCTTTGTTCACACTTTCTGTCTCTACCGCTTGACGAACATTTGCAATTTCTTCCTTGGTTGTTGGAAGGCGCGCTACCATGTCACATTCCTAGATCTGATCCAATGAAATCTGGGAACAGAGATGTGCGGTCAGCAAGCTGCTTAACTCACCCACCTGATTACAGTGAGCCCCATGGGAGCTCCAGGAAGGGTATGCCATCGTCCTGTGAAGAGGTGGACCTTCTGCTGAAGCTAAAAAGGGACGAGAGACGGCCTTGGTCGGCGGTGGCAAGGTTATTTTCGAACCGATTTCCAGGTCGAAGTCAGGACTCAATCCAAGTATACTGGAGCACGACCATCAAGAATATGGCAGATTGACGCTCTACGGGGCTGCACTAGATAGATTATGTTTTTGCAACGGTCTCACAATTTCATGAAAACTATTAAATATTCTAGCTTGGTCTATGAGATGCCCTGGCCTCTCTTCCAACCAAGACGCTGTACTGGTTTCCGTATACATTATAAAAATCCATCTAACGCTCTGGCTAATGGGATGAGTGTAGATTAAGGCTGACGACACCATGGAGTTTGAATGCTTCATCGCCTGGACCACTATCTTTGTGCCTGAGCAGCATCGAATGGCGCCTCCCTTGGAACAGTCAAAGATAATTTCAAATTCCAAATAAATAATAGCTCTGGATACTTAAAATTGAGATATATACTGCGTATGGCCATAAAATATGCTATCTTAAATTTCTAGTAAACATAACTTGTAATGGCGTTGAGATATTGCAGGTTAAAAAATGGCCATTTTGTATGGGAATACagaattcgcacttcggccgtattcgccgctcgcccgttgAATACGTTATATATAACTTAATATGTCAGAATCTCCTGGCCTCACTACTCGGGCTCACTATTCCGTACAGGGATTTCTCGGATCTATTATTCGGTCCACCGATAGCGACGATTTATCGGCTCGGGAACGAGAAATGACAGTTCGAAACTGGAAAGCTCCCGGGAATATCCCAGTTGGATCCCATCTATTTGTCAACAAGCCGTTCGCGGGTGATGTATTTTTGATGGGTGCGGATGGCTGGTTGCGGCTGCCAAGTGGTTGACGGATGGCTCGATTCCTGGCCTCAAACCTACGACCACAGAGTTCACTGGAGAAATTGAGAGGATAGTCTATTCGTTGTCTGGACGTGGTTCCTTGTGTGTTGGTAGTCATCAGCCGTTGATTGTGAAACCCCCCTTGCCTATTTCCATTCACGGGATTGGTATCCTCAACCTATCCTTGAGATGACGTCTTCTGAAAGATAATCGATTGATATGAAGGGTGTAAGACCGGCTGCGTTCAGATAGATATTGGATGGCACAGCGGTATATAAGTACGCCGGCACGGGATGTTAGGGGATCATGAAGGCTTCCCCTTCTCTAACTTTCCGCATATTTCTTTTCACGATGCCTCATTCTGTGcattctgcttcttctttggaGGATGGATCTGGTGATCCTCTCCAAGGCTCACTTACCGGTCTTTCCTTGACGGATACTCGTGAGACGGAGACGGTCGCAAGCGATCCGGTGCAATCGATTGAGGACCTGACGCGGGATGTGATTCCGCAGCATCTTGCCAGACTCCAGCAATCGCGGCGATTCACGCTCGACGAGACTGACGCTCTCTACGTCCAAGGGCGGCATTTCCAGGGGAAATGGAGAGTTTCGGAAGAGGGTTCCTCAATTGGAAGGCATTACTGTCCGGTTGGGTCGATTTCCCAGCTGTGATGTTGCTCAATCCTGGTCCGCAGGATCACGTGCCGTTTCATGAGATGTTGGACAGATCAACGACGCTCTCCTGGCTGCGGGAGACGCTGGCGGGGACGCAGCTGGGACTCGAGATTGTTAAAACCACCCTCAGTAAATTCTAAGAGCATAGTACCTCGGCTATTGGCCATCAGTGTTGACTCAATGGAAATATAAACACGGCGGTAAAAGAAACGCCGGCTCGTTAGTATAATACATATAGGTATATCTGATAGAACTGATGCTCAAAACATGAAAATCCGGGTGCCCTCGCGGGAAATACAAGAGTGGATGAGCATCATTTGAAGGAAATATTTCTGTCATTTTGAGACTCAAGTTACTGTTTCGGAGCACGGTTAGACTGCGACTGAACAGGAGCATAGAACATGTAGTGCTGTCTGGGTTGGAAAGGGTTCAAGTGGGCACACGGAAGTTTATCATCATTAATCGCATGTATATCCCTAGACCACGAAGCTAAAGCATGTTTATTTCCAAATCTGCCACCATTTGGGCTGGTCCGTCCTTTTTGCAACTCCAGCCTTCACTAGAGACTTAATCTCCCTGTCTTTTGTCTTTCGTGCCTCATGAAGCATCTTTTTTGTAGAGCAATGGAGTGTTGCCTTCTCAAAAAACAACTCCACAGCATCAATCCGCCGACTCCTGACTGCCTCAGAGAAGACAAAATCATCCACTGTCGCCCCTTTGTCAATCATCTTGTCCAAGATCTCCAATGGCCGTGAGAACTCTAGTGCTGTGCAGAGTGCGCCACAATCTCTCCAGGAACCCTTTTGAGGGTCAGCCCCATTATCCAGCAGATAGTGGATCAGTGGAAGAGTCTTGTTGCTAGGAGGAGAATCATATGTCCCACCCCCCTGACAGGCATCAGTCAAGAATGTATGTGTATGTCTGTATTGCAAATTGATGATGTTTGGTTGATGCTTGTGAACAAGCTCCATGATCTCCAGGTTGGGATGGTCAACAATTGCCAGTACAACCATTTCATAGTCAAGTTCACTTTCTGGGTGCATGAAGAGGAGATATTGCACTATGGGGACATGCTCATGGATAATGGCAGTTATAAACAGCTTGAATGCAGTGGGTGGTTTATCATCATTTTCCATCCAGTCTAGTTGGGCTCCTGGCTGGATGTTGTGGGCTTGGTATATTCGTTGCAGCCGAGAAAGATCGCCAGTTCTGCAAGCTTGTAGCATTTCTTTCTTGTAGGCTGGGAGTTTCGCTTCATTTCCATATAGAAACTCAAATGCAGATGTGTCCATGATTCCGACGTGGAGATGATTTTGGTGTTTTTCTGTATGAGGGTGGAGGGAAAAAGAATAATGATAATAACAATCACAATAGTGATAGTGATAGTAGCAATAAAAATAGAATGATTCGATAATAATGAAAAAGCTTGTCGAAGGATGGATAAATAGGCCTATTTGCTAGTGTTGAGGGCGGTCAGCCTTGGTCCCTGGAAATCAGCCTTGGCCCCCGATCTGATTTGCAAAGGCTGCCCTCTCCACCGCGGCGTTTGGCGCATACTGGAATCCACTTCCTTCTCAACATAATTCAGAGTCGCGAAGGATTCTCTGAAGCCACCCTGGACCCCAGAATGGCTCTCAATGCCCAAAGCCAAGAGCAAGAACGCCTTGGAAAAAGTTGCGAACTGCCTGGGATAACATATAAGAGAACAAAATGACCACAATAAGATGGACTATCAACAACTATTAACAAagcttttctccttcttctttgtcttcttTATTCTCTCAAGCAAACAAAATGAACCATTCCGTGTCCACTCTtatttctcttttctttatcCTCGGCGCCCATGTTGCGCCAGCGCTAGCCATGGGCGGTTGTCTTTCTGCTCCGCGAGACCCTAATGACGTCCCTCCCGTTCCTCAGCCATGGACCCAATGCAAGAATAGGCCTAAAAAGTGGGCTTGCGAAAGCAAAAAAATTGACTTCCCTACCGTTGAATGTCTCAAAAAAGACATGGAAACCTGCGGCAACGTCGGCACAGGCCCAACTATATTCTACTCCTTTGGTGCTGAAACGATCGAAGTCCGGAAACCTGTCCGGGATACGAAGAACCCCAAGGGCGTGATGTGGAACGACGCCTTGGATGCTAGTTACACAGAGATGTTGGCGAAACGAAAAAACACATTCAAGCTTGATAGACCAGAACGACAGAAAGTCTATAATGCCCGATATGCAGAGGCGCTTGCATCGCTATCCAAGGGTGAGGTCTTCTTTGGGGTGCTCCATTACAACGGCAAATACGGGGGGCACGGTGCCTATCAGAATGTTAGGACAGGTGAAAGTCCCGAAGACAACACTTGGATCCAATATGAATTCCCAACTTTGCAACACAAAAGTCGGGCTACAAAAGTCACCACTTTTGCCATTAGTGACGGATCGTACCACGTCGACTGGGAACGTGGAGTGAAGGGTGATCTTAAACCTTATCATGATGCCAGCAAACTCGCTGTCCCTGTTGTCAAGAGAAGTGATGAATCTAACACTTGCGCGTTGGACAACAACCCCAAGGATTacgagaaggatgaggaagaatgCGAAGAATAAATCAGCAAAGTTAAGGATATTTATGACAAAGCGCAAAAGTCAAAGCCTAATATTAGAGCTGTTCAACTTCATGGAGGGAAATACGCTAAAAGAAAGATTCGATCCTGCAGTGTATATATATTAGacatttcattcaatatagAGCATATCATCAATAACAATAAGGGGCATAACTCAACATGTAGCCCTCAAACATCTCTATAAAGCTATTTAAAATACAACTATTCGGGCAGCATTGATGCTACTTAAACTACCCTTTCTCGAAGCAGTTCTCTGACCTCTCCATCCACGTCGACCAGTCTCCCCAAAACGCAGGTCTTATAATCTGCGCGTATTCTCAATAATCTGGATACCAGCTGCATACTCCCAGTCGATAATCCTAGGTATATTGTATTTCTCACCAATATAATGTTTCGGGGCGCAATATCACCGTGCGTGAACACAGCATGGCCAGATTTTGGCAGTATAGAAGATAATTCATGTTCGTACCGACCCCAAAGTGGAGGTAGCGCTCGTAGATACGGGTTCGTAGGTGTCAATGGCTAGTTAGGTGACGGGGTGGTTCTTGTAAGTCTTTAAGTAAGGTGTCTTTTGGGGTAGAGCCATCTGCAGTGTATTGGAAGACATTTCTATGTTGGAAATGAAACCTCAGGTTTGAAAACAGACAAAT encodes:
- a CDS encoding uncharacterized protein (COG:S;~EggNog:ENOG410PYKN) — encoded protein: MPHSVHSASSLEDGSGDPLQGSLTGLSLTDTRETETVASDPVQSIEDLTRDVIPQHLARLQQSRRFTLDETDALYVQGRHFQGKWRVSEEGSSIGRHYCPVGSISQL
- a CDS encoding uncharacterized protein (InterPro:IPR036770), translating into ACQGGGTYDSPPSNKTLPLIHYLLDNGADPQKGSWRDCGALCTALEFSRPLEILDKMIDKGATVDDFVFSEAVRSRRIDAVELFFEKATLHCSTKKMLHEARKTKDREIKSLVKAGVAKRTDQPKWWQIWK
- a CDS encoding uncharacterized protein (SECRETED:SignalP(1-24)); amino-acid sequence: MNHSVSTLISLFFILGAHVAPALAMGGCLSAPRDPNDVPPVPQPWTQCKNRPKKWACESKKIDFPTVECLKKDMETCGNVGTGPTIFYSFGAETIEVRKPVRDTKNPKGVMWNDALDASYTEMLAKRKNTFKLDRPERQKVYNARYAEALASLSKGEVFFGVLHYNGKYGGHGAYQNVRTGESPEDNTWIQYEFPTLQHKSRATKVTTFAISDGSYHVDWERGVKGDLKPYHDASKLAVPVVKRSDESNTCALDNNPKDYEKDEEECEE